Proteins encoded together in one bacterium window:
- the rseP gene encoding RIP metalloprotease RseP, with protein MLNSVLTYLNSGAAIVVVLGLCLLCHEAGHFLLAKLSGMHVEEFALGFGRALLQRRRGETLYRLNIFPVGGYVRIAGMEPGAEYVVRGFHTRPRWQGALVIVAGSVANILLAIVLFTAVTAWQGVPNPDDQGIYISKVAASSPAQRAGLRGGDCIVGVDGQTYSLELSAVQSGAGQKAGLKKDYIIERVDGAEVNTPVEMLAALRRAKGGKAAVMVLDLNATSIRDQEKVLSLPVPAGLGRVADQDAQQALQRSYGVQFAPLTQTALVGYIAARPNQQVTVNVRREGALLALPALTEVGHGRYTARDAQGTLYSRIREIGRIGVVLRGATQPVGPVQALKLGVLSTVGSAATVIVSVQAMLRHEVEAELAGPVAIMAISAERARIGWDAVLSWGGIISSILAVMNLFPFPPFDGFRIVLLGFEAIIRRRVSPRLELAVSILGFAFVMLLFVALTYKDVSNLVRYGTP; from the coding sequence ATGCTCAATTCCGTCCTGACCTATCTGAATAGCGGCGCCGCGATCGTCGTGGTGCTGGGCCTGTGCCTGCTGTGCCATGAGGCAGGGCACTTCCTGCTCGCCAAGCTCTCCGGGATGCATGTCGAGGAGTTCGCCCTGGGCTTCGGGCGGGCGCTCCTGCAGCGGCGGCGAGGCGAGACGTTGTACCGTCTGAACATCTTCCCGGTCGGCGGGTACGTCAGGATCGCCGGGATGGAGCCGGGCGCCGAGTATGTGGTGCGCGGCTTCCACACCCGCCCGCGTTGGCAGGGGGCGCTGGTCATTGTCGCCGGCAGCGTGGCCAACATCCTCCTGGCCATCGTGCTGTTCACCGCCGTCACGGCGTGGCAGGGTGTGCCGAACCCGGACGACCAGGGCATCTACATCTCCAAGGTCGCGGCCAGCTCCCCGGCCCAGCGGGCCGGTCTGCGCGGGGGCGACTGCATTGTCGGCGTGGATGGGCAGACCTACTCACTGGAGCTGAGCGCGGTGCAGAGCGGCGCGGGCCAGAAGGCCGGCCTGAAGAAGGACTACATCATCGAGCGCGTGGACGGCGCCGAAGTCAACACCCCGGTCGAGATGCTGGCGGCCCTCCGCCGGGCCAAGGGTGGCAAGGCGGCCGTGATGGTGCTGGATCTGAACGCCACGAGCATCCGGGACCAGGAGAAGGTGCTCTCGCTCCCGGTACCCGCGGGGCTGGGCCGGGTCGCCGACCAGGACGCGCAGCAGGCGCTGCAGCGCAGCTACGGGGTGCAGTTCGCCCCGCTGACCCAGACGGCGCTGGTCGGCTACATTGCCGCGCGGCCCAACCAGCAGGTCACGGTGAACGTGAGACGCGAGGGAGCGCTGCTGGCGCTGCCGGCGCTGACCGAAGTGGGGCACGGGCGGTACACGGCCCGGGATGCCCAGGGGACGCTCTATTCGCGCATCCGCGAGATCGGCCGCATCGGGGTCGTGCTGCGGGGGGCGACGCAGCCGGTCGGCCCGGTGCAGGCGCTCAAGCTCGGGGTGCTCAGCACGGTCGGGTCGGCGGCCACGGTCATCGTCTCGGTACAGGCCATGCTGCGCCATGAGGTCGAGGCGGAACTGGCCGGGCCGGTGGCCATCATGGCCATCAGCGCCGAACGCGCGCGCATCGGCTGGGACGCCGTGCTCAGTTGGGGCGGCATCATCAGCTCCATCCTGGCCGTCATGAACCTCTTCCCCTTCCCCCCGTTCGACGGCTTCCGCATCGTGCTACTGGGCTTCGAGGCGATCATCCGCCGGCGGGTCAGCCCCCGGCTCGAGTTGGCCGTCAGCATCCTCGGCTTCGCCTTCGTGATGCTCCTGTTCGTGGCGCTGACGTACAAGGACGTCAGCAACCTCGTGCGCTATGGCACACCATAG